In Arcanobacterium canis, the sequence CTCGTGACACCAAACCAGCCGACCTCGGGCTGGATAAAACCGACGAAGAGAATCAGCAGGAGCACGATGCCGCCGATGTAGCCCATGCCCCACCCGAAGCCAGAGATCTTGCCGAAGTCTTTGCGAGGCGCGATGTCGGTGAGGATCGAGTTGTACACCACGGAGCCGATTTCAAGCGCGATGTTGCCGACTGCCAGGAGGAGCAAGCCGAGCCACAGCTGCCACTGGCCAGGAGAAACGAAGAACATGAGCGCGGTGACCAGCGATACCATCAGCGTGGTGATCCGCAAGACGGTGGCGCGGCGCCCTGAGCGATCC encodes:
- a CDS encoding MFS transporter is translated as MIHARRTLDSIGQAENGEGSGKHWIMFPHVISWGLWDWASAAFNSVVTTFVFSVYLVKAPGFGPHANTALGYVLAAAGLLIALSAPTLGQSVDRSGRRATVLRITTLMVSLVTALMFFVSPGQWQLWLGLLLLAVGNIALEIGSVVYNSILTDIAPRKDFGKISGFGWGMGYIGGIVLLLILFVGFIQPEVGWFGVTSENGLNIRAPY